TATGCCTAAGCCAATTTTGCTAGCTATCGATGACGACACCAGCGTTCTGGAAGCGGTGGTCCAGGATCTGCGTCGGCACTATGGCCAGGACTACCGCATCGTCCGTGCTGCCTCCGGCGCTGCTGCCCTGGATATCTGCCGCCAGCTCAAAGAAAGAAAAGACACGGTCGCGTTATTCCTCTCCGATCAACGTATGCCGGGAATGACAGGGGTTGATTTTCTTCAGCAGGCCCTATGCATCTATCCGAATGCGAAACGCGTTCTGCTGACGGCCTATGCCGATACGGAAGCGGCGATTCGGGCCATCAATTCGGCCAAGATTCACTACTACCTGAATAAGCCCTGGGATCCGCCGGAGGAGAAGCTTTATCCGGTGCTGGACGATCTGCTGGGGAGCTGGAAGGAGGGGTACAGACCTCCGTTTGAGGGGATTCGGGTGGTGGGGGTGCGCTGGTCTGCCATGGACCATGCGGTGCGGGACTTTCTCTCCCGCAACCGCATTCCCTACCAGTGGTTGAACCCGGAGACGAATCCGGATGCGCTGGCGCTGCTGAAGGAGAAGGGTATCGACGATACCAAGCTGCCGGTCATTCTGTTTGGCGACGGGACAGCGCTCGTGCAGCCGACTTCGACGGAGATGGCCAATAAGGTCGGCCTTCGGACACAGGCACAGCAGGAGTTCTACGACGTTGTGGTGGTGGGCGCGGGGCCTGCGGGGCTTGCGGCGGGCGTGTATGGGGCCTCTGAGGGGCTGCGGACGCTGGTGATCGAGGCGGCGGCTCCGGGGGGGCAGGCAGGTTCGAGCTCTAAGATCGAGAACTACCTAGGCTTTCCGGAGGGACTCAGCGGCGAAGAGCTGGCCAAGCGAGCTTTCCTGCAGGCGAATCGGCTGGGGGCGGAGTTTTTGACGCAGAAGGTCAACTGCATCCGGGCGGAGAATCAGTACCGCATTCTGACGATGGCCGACGGGCAGGAGGTGACCTGCCATGTGTGCCTGCTGGCGACGGGGGTCGACTACTGCAAGCTGGATGTGCCGGGGGCAGACAAGCTGAGCGGAGCGGGTGTCTACTATGGCGCGGCGCTGACCGAGGCGATGTCGTGCAAGGAAGAGGCTGTGTATATCGTGGGCGGAGCAAACTCGGCTGGCCAAGCTGCTATGCATTTCTCCCGCTACGCCGATCATGTTCACATGCTGGTCCGCGGCAAGTCGCTTGAGAGCAGCATGTCGAAGTATCTGATCGATCAGATTGAGGCGACTCCGAACATCACGGTCGAGACCGGCACCGAGGTGATTGCGATGGGGGGAGAGACTCACCTGGAGTGCCTGACTCTCAAGACACCGCGCGGGGAAGAGGCTCGACCGGCCAGCTCCCTGTTTATCTTTATCGGCGCGGCGCCGAAGACGGACTGGATGCCAGCGGAGCTCTGCCGCGACAGCAAGGGATTTATTCTCGCTGGTCCCGACCTGAAGGCGCAGGCGCCCAAATCGTGGAAGTTGGAACGTGATCCATATCTGCTGGAGACAAGCGTTCCCGGCATCTTTGTCGCTGGCGATGTACGATTCAACTCGGTCAAACGATGCGCTTCCGCTGTTGGCGAAGGCTCGATCGCGATTCAGTTCGTCCACCAATATCTGGCAACGCTTTGAAAGGCAACCTAACCAATAACCCGATGAGCGAACAAACCCAAACCGTCCAACCCAACGTCATCGAAACGATCGATTCGGAGCTGCTGGCGCAGCTTCGCAAGGTGCCAATTCTGTCCTCGTTGAAAGACGACGAACTGCACTGTCTTCAGGGAGTGAAGCGCACCCACGTTGAGAAGGGCCAGATTATCGCGCGTCAGGGAGAGGTCTCCCACGCCTTCTGTATTTTGCTCCGAGGGGAGTTCCGCGTCTTCCAAACGACTCCTGAGGGCGACCAGAGCACGATGGCCAAGCTGGAGACCGGAGATGCGTTTGGGGAGATGGCGCTTTTGACCAGCATTCCAAATGCAGGGAGCCTAGAAGCTTTAGTGCCGAGCGATCTGCTGGAGCTCGATGAGGAGCAATTCTGGGAGCTGATGACCAGCTGCCCACAGGTTCGCAAGGCCATACTGGGCAACATGGCCTTTCGGCTTCAGAAGATACAGAGCATCACACTCCGGCAGGAGAACCTGGCCTCGCTGGGCACGCTCGCTGCTGGCCTGATGCATGAGCTGAACAACCCGGGCTCTGCTGCCCGCCGCGCCGCGTCGCAGCTGCGTGAGAATCTGATGAGGATGCATGAGCTTTCGCTTAAGTTCACAGAGCGTGAGCTATCGGCGGAGCAGAAGAGGTGCATGTTCGGTTTGCAGAAGCAGGCTCTCACAGCAAAGCAGCCTCTGATGATGAACTCCCTGGACCAGAGCGACGCCGAGGAGGCTCTGGCCGAGTGGATGGAGTCTGCGAACATCGAGAACGCATGGAAGATGGCGCCGACGCTGGTTTCGATTGGGATGACGCCAGCAGAGTTGGAGCGCATCCGCAACGATTTTAATGGGCCAATGCTGCCTGAAGCGCTGGGTTGGCTGGAGGCGCTGGTCTCGAGCACGCAGCTGGTGGGCACCATCGAGGAGAGTATTGGCCGTGTGACCGACCTGGTACATGCCGTCAAGTCTTATGTCTACGAAGGAAGAGGGCAGAAGCAGACGATCGATATCAATGGCAGCATTCATGCGACGCTGGTCGTCCTGGGTCACAAGCTGCGCGAGAAGGAGATTGTGCTCGAGAAGAACTTCGCCACCGACCTTCCTGCGCTGCACAGCGAGTGCACGGGGCTGAATCAGATCTGGACGAATCTGCTGGACAATGCGATCGACGCGGTGCCGCAGCATGGACGGATCAGTGTGCATACCTGGGCAGAGAGTTCGAAGGCTGACCCTAAAAATCCTCACACCGACCTGTGCATCAGCGTGAGCGACAACGGCGCGGGAATTCCACTGGATAGCCAGGAACACATCTTCGATCCCTTTTATACAACCAAGCCTGTCGGCGTCGGAACGGGCATCGGTCTTGGAATCGTGCAACGTATCGTCGATCAGTATCACGGCGTCATTCGCTTCAGCTCCGAGCCCGGCAATACCGAGTTTGTTGTGCGGCTTCCCAGCGATAACGAATAAAATTGCACCAACGTTGTGCCCTCTTCGGGAGGGCAACATTTTTCTCTGACTTGCGTTTACTCCTTCGAACGCGTGCGCCAATGATGGTCACGCGCGAACCGAATCGTGAGGACGCTATGAAACTCTCTTATCTTGCTCTGCCTGTTGTCACCGCCGCTTGTCTTTTGACGGCCGGATGCGCGTCACACACGGCTTACTACGCTCCGCCTCAGCCCCCACCGCCTGCCGGCTACAACAGTGTTCCTCCGCTGATCGCGCGGGCCGATCAGGTGGGATTCCGCTCGGGCACGGAAGACGGCGGACGCGATGCCTACAACGGATTCGGCTACCATCCGCAGCATGATCGGAAGTTTCACAGCACTCCTGGCTACGACTCCGCGCTGGGGCCGTATGAGCCTTACCGCGATGCTTTTCGGAGAGCCTATCTTCGCGGCTACGACCAGGGGTTCCATCGCGGCTAGTCACGCTCGGCTGGTGGTCTCCTCGAGTCGTATGATCGATGCAGGAGACCACTTTGCCGCTGACACCTTTTCACATCGCCTTTCCCGTCGACGACCTAAACGCTGCGCGTACTTTTTACGGAACGACCCTTGGCTGTGCGGAGGGCCGCAGCTCGTCTCAGTGGATCGATTTCGATCTCTTTGGACATCAGATCGTCGCGCATCTGAAGCCCGGCTCGTCAAAAGACAGGACACACCATAACCCAGTCGACGGACATGACGTTCCGGTTCCTCACTTTGGTGTGGTGCTCCCTATGGAGACGTGGGAGATGCTTGCTGAGCGGCTCCGTCGTGCCGGGGTTGCGTTTGTCATCGAGCCTTATATCCGGTTCAAGGGCGAGGTGGGCGAGCAGGCGACGATGTTCTTTCTTGACCCCGCTGGAAATGCGCTCGAGTTCAAAGCATTCGCTGACATCAGACAACTCTTTGCGAAGTAATCTTGCAGGATTGGATCAAAGAGGCGAAGCTCCCTGTTTGTTTCGAGTAAAGAAGCGCTAATCCGGAAAGCGCGAAAACCCTTTTACTATATCGTTTTAGTTCGTATAGACTCACTTACGGTCCGTGAGCAAACGATTGTCTGCTTCGTGGGACCGGTCCTACCTAGCCTGAAGGAGCATGAATGTTATTTTTTCAGCGGTTCAGCGTTTTGTCGGTCTTTGCAGCGATGACTGTGGTGTTGTTTGGTTCAATGGCGGCAAATTCCCAGACCACGCCCGCCACCACGAACAGGCCTTGGATGAACAAGAGCCTCTCTCCGGATGAGCGCGCCAATCTGGTGGCAGGCCAGATGACTCTTGATGAAAAGATGCAGATGGTTCACGGGACTGGCTGGGGGGTGCTGCGCGCGGGTGATCCGGTGCCGGCGAAGTCGAACTTCGCTGCAGGTTATATGGAGGGGATCGAGCGGCTTGGGATTCCGGGGATCGATCTTGCGGACTCCGCGGTCGGGGCTCGCATGGCCGCGTATCAGTCTCGTTATGCGACGCTGCTGCCTTCGACGCTTGGCGCCGCCTCAAGCTGGGATCCGGAGTCGGCGTTTCTATATGGCTCCGTGATAGGCCGTGAGCTTCGTGCGTGGGGCTCGAATATGACAATCGGCGGCGGTGTGAACATCACGCGAGAGCCACGCAATGGCCGCAACTTCGAGTACGCAGGGGAAGATCCGATTCTTGCCGGGACGATGACGGGCAATCTCGAGAAGGGCGTCTTCTCGCAGCATGTGATGAGCGACATCAAACACTATGCTCTGAATGATCAGGAGACTGGGCGGACTGTGGTCAACGCGCTGCTCGACAAAAAGGCTCTGCGCGAGTCGGACATGCTTGCCTTCGAGGTGTCGATTGGGATTGCGGAGCCGTCGGCGGTGATGTGCTCTTACAACCTGTATGAGGGCGACCATACCTGCGAGAACGACTATCTGCTCAACGAAGTTTTGAAGAAGGACTTCAAGTTCAAGGGCTGGGTGGTCTCGGATTGGGGCGCGACCCATAGTACAGTCAAGGCCGCGCTGAACGGGATGGATCAGGAGATGCCAGGCGACGAAAACTACTTCAATGCGCCTCTGAAGAAGGCGGTTGAAGGCGGGCAGGTCCCCGCGGCTCGACTGGACGACATGGTTCATCGCATTCTGCGCAGCATGTTTGCAGCGGGTGTGGTGGATGATCCGCCGGTCCGTACAGTCGTCGATCCGTTCCGTGGGCGAGATGACGCGCAGCACATTGCTGAAGAGAGCATCGTTCTGTTGAAGAACGCGGATCATATTCTTCCGCTGAAGGCGGCGGCTTCGAGCTCGATTGCGATTATCGGTTCGCATGCGGATGTGGGTGTTCTTTCGGGAGGCGGCTCGGCTCAGGTGGATGCGCCGGGCGGCAATGCTGCGGACCCGAAGGCGGGCGGTTCCGGCTGGACCGAGCATGTCTACTTCCCTTCTTCTCCGCTCAAGAACATTCAGGCGCACTCGCCTCAGGCTTCGGTACGGTACGTGGATGGGTTGGATACTGCCGCGGCCGTGAAGCTGGCTAAGTCTTCTTCTGTGGCTATCGTTTTTGTGAATCAGCCGATGCAGGAAGGAATGGATGCGGTGACTCTGTCACTGCCTGACAATCAAGATGCGCTGGTCGAGGCGGTTGCAGCGGCGAATCCGAACACTATCGTCGTGATCGAAAATGGCGGACCGGTGAGTATGCCGTGGGTTCAACGTGTGAAGGGCGTGGTCGAGATGTGGTATCCCGGCATCGGCGGCGCGCAGGCTCTGGCCAACATCCTCTTCGGCGAGGTGAATCCTTCGGGCAAGCTGCCAGTCACGTTTGCAAAAGATGAGGCACAGTTGCCGCATCCTGTGGTGCCGGGTCTTGAGGGAGTGCCACCTGGCCCCAACCAGGAGCATCCGGTTAAACCATTCGACGTGAACTACAACTCGGAGGGCGCCAAGGTCGGTTACAAATGGTTTGAGGCAACCAACAAGCAGCCACTCTTCCCGTTTGGCTTCGGCTTGTCTTACACCACCTATGCTTACTCTGGCCTGGCTGTCGATGATGCCAAGCGCACGGTTCACTTCACGGTTCGCAACACCGGAGTACACGAGGGCACCGAGATCGCCGAGGTCTACGTCGCTCTGCCAGCAGCTGCGAAGGAGGACTACAAGCGGCTTGCAGCATGGCAGCGGGTGAAGCTGGCTCCCGGCGAGTCGAAGGAGGTTACGTTGCCGCTGCATCCGCTCTCGCTTACGGTCTTCAACACGGATCAGAACGGATGGCAGCTGCTTCCGGGCGAGTACAAAGTTACGGCGGGGCCGTCCTCCAGCGACACTCCGCTGAAGGCTACGCTGCACGTTCAGTAAGGATCAGCGCCTGAGCCTGTTGATGGCGGCTCAGGCGCTGATCCTTGGGCGTTCACTATGATAAGTACTTATGCCTGCCCGACTCATTATCAATGCGGACGACTTCGGCCTCACTCGTGGGGTTAACCGCGCCGTCA
The nucleotide sequence above comes from Tunturibacter empetritectus. Encoded proteins:
- a CDS encoding beta-glucosidase family protein, producing the protein MNKSLSPDERANLVAGQMTLDEKMQMVHGTGWGVLRAGDPVPAKSNFAAGYMEGIERLGIPGIDLADSAVGARMAAYQSRYATLLPSTLGAASSWDPESAFLYGSVIGRELRAWGSNMTIGGGVNITREPRNGRNFEYAGEDPILAGTMTGNLEKGVFSQHVMSDIKHYALNDQETGRTVVNALLDKKALRESDMLAFEVSIGIAEPSAVMCSYNLYEGDHTCENDYLLNEVLKKDFKFKGWVVSDWGATHSTVKAALNGMDQEMPGDENYFNAPLKKAVEGGQVPAARLDDMVHRILRSMFAAGVVDDPPVRTVVDPFRGRDDAQHIAEESIVLLKNADHILPLKAAASSSIAIIGSHADVGVLSGGGSAQVDAPGGNAADPKAGGSGWTEHVYFPSSPLKNIQAHSPQASVRYVDGLDTAAAVKLAKSSSVAIVFVNQPMQEGMDAVTLSLPDNQDALVEAVAAANPNTIVVIENGGPVSMPWVQRVKGVVEMWYPGIGGAQALANILFGEVNPSGKLPVTFAKDEAQLPHPVVPGLEGVPPGPNQEHPVKPFDVNYNSEGAKVGYKWFEATNKQPLFPFGFGLSYTTYAYSGLAVDDAKRTVHFTVRNTGVHEGTEIAEVYVALPAAAKEDYKRLAAWQRVKLAPGESKEVTLPLHPLSLTVFNTDQNGWQLLPGEYKVTAGPSSSDTPLKATLHVQ
- a CDS encoding VOC family protein, yielding MPLTPFHIAFPVDDLNAARTFYGTTLGCAEGRSSSQWIDFDLFGHQIVAHLKPGSSKDRTHHNPVDGHDVPVPHFGVVLPMETWEMLAERLRRAGVAFVIEPYIRFKGEVGEQATMFFLDPAGNALEFKAFADIRQLFAK
- a CDS encoding FAD-dependent oxidoreductase, whose translation is MPKPILLAIDDDTSVLEAVVQDLRRHYGQDYRIVRAASGAAALDICRQLKERKDTVALFLSDQRMPGMTGVDFLQQALCIYPNAKRVLLTAYADTEAAIRAINSAKIHYYLNKPWDPPEEKLYPVLDDLLGSWKEGYRPPFEGIRVVGVRWSAMDHAVRDFLSRNRIPYQWLNPETNPDALALLKEKGIDDTKLPVILFGDGTALVQPTSTEMANKVGLRTQAQQEFYDVVVVGAGPAGLAAGVYGASEGLRTLVIEAAAPGGQAGSSSKIENYLGFPEGLSGEELAKRAFLQANRLGAEFLTQKVNCIRAENQYRILTMADGQEVTCHVCLLATGVDYCKLDVPGADKLSGAGVYYGAALTEAMSCKEEAVYIVGGANSAGQAAMHFSRYADHVHMLVRGKSLESSMSKYLIDQIEATPNITVETGTEVIAMGGETHLECLTLKTPRGEEARPASSLFIFIGAAPKTDWMPAELCRDSKGFILAGPDLKAQAPKSWKLERDPYLLETSVPGIFVAGDVRFNSVKRCASAVGEGSIAIQFVHQYLATL
- a CDS encoding sensor histidine kinase encodes the protein MSEQTQTVQPNVIETIDSELLAQLRKVPILSSLKDDELHCLQGVKRTHVEKGQIIARQGEVSHAFCILLRGEFRVFQTTPEGDQSTMAKLETGDAFGEMALLTSIPNAGSLEALVPSDLLELDEEQFWELMTSCPQVRKAILGNMAFRLQKIQSITLRQENLASLGTLAAGLMHELNNPGSAARRAASQLRENLMRMHELSLKFTERELSAEQKRCMFGLQKQALTAKQPLMMNSLDQSDAEEALAEWMESANIENAWKMAPTLVSIGMTPAELERIRNDFNGPMLPEALGWLEALVSSTQLVGTIEESIGRVTDLVHAVKSYVYEGRGQKQTIDINGSIHATLVVLGHKLREKEIVLEKNFATDLPALHSECTGLNQIWTNLLDNAIDAVPQHGRISVHTWAESSKADPKNPHTDLCISVSDNGAGIPLDSQEHIFDPFYTTKPVGVGTGIGLGIVQRIVDQYHGVIRFSSEPGNTEFVVRLPSDNE